A DNA window from Pseudomonas sp. B21-056 contains the following coding sequences:
- a CDS encoding phosphoethanolamine transferase, translating into MLTIKAVRPEWVTLLASAFLLVGFNVILWQHLLTITAADGRGLLMCAAFGVMIFCAFNLVLTLVAFRPLLKPVLMLIFLISAGVAYFMGQYGVLIDVGMLRNFAETNATEVRDLLSLKLFAYLGLLGVLPSWLLFKTPIKYRSWPKELLSKLMVGVASAAMIGVVALANYQGLSSLFRNHHELRLMIVPSNYIGASIGYLREQVVSAKQPFVKLGEDASRNPTWQTHTRKSLTVLVVGESARAENFGILGYNRDTTPKLNHEAGLIAFTDVHSCGTETAVSVPCMFSNMGRKNYDASKAKHEEGLLDVLQRAGLEVIWRDNQSGCKGTCDRVTLQDVSNLKDPALCANSECRDEILLQGLQHFIDTLDRDTVLVLHQMGSHGPEYFKRYPKEYEHFTPVCESNALNNCSRESIVNGYDNTLVYTDHVLSTLIDLLRANQDKVDTAMLYLSDHGESLGEYNLFLHGTPYMLAPEQQKHVAMLAWFSDSYQKSFAVDTHCLQMSREKPLSQDNLFHSMLGLLEVNSKVYNRDLDLFAGCRGSVIDGVLARE; encoded by the coding sequence ATGCTGACCATTAAAGCCGTGCGCCCCGAGTGGGTGACGCTGCTCGCCAGTGCCTTTTTATTAGTTGGTTTCAACGTCATTCTCTGGCAACACCTGCTGACGATCACGGCGGCTGACGGTCGGGGCCTGCTGATGTGCGCGGCCTTTGGCGTGATGATTTTCTGTGCATTCAACCTGGTACTGACCCTCGTGGCGTTCCGTCCGCTGCTCAAGCCCGTGCTGATGCTGATCTTCCTGATCAGCGCCGGCGTGGCGTATTTCATGGGCCAATACGGTGTCTTGATCGACGTCGGCATGTTGCGCAACTTTGCTGAAACCAATGCCACCGAAGTCCGTGATCTGTTGTCGCTGAAGTTATTTGCCTATCTCGGGTTACTTGGTGTCTTACCCTCCTGGTTATTGTTCAAGACACCAATCAAGTACCGTAGCTGGCCTAAAGAGTTGCTAAGTAAGCTGATGGTCGGCGTGGCCTCGGCCGCGATGATTGGCGTGGTCGCCCTGGCGAATTACCAGGGTCTGTCTTCCCTGTTTCGCAACCACCACGAATTGCGCCTGATGATCGTGCCAAGCAACTATATCGGTGCTTCGATCGGCTACCTGCGCGAGCAGGTCGTGTCGGCCAAGCAACCGTTCGTCAAGCTGGGCGAGGATGCGAGTCGCAATCCGACCTGGCAGACCCATACCCGCAAGTCCCTGACCGTACTGGTAGTAGGGGAGAGCGCCCGGGCCGAGAACTTCGGCATCCTCGGTTACAACCGTGATACCACGCCGAAGTTGAATCACGAGGCCGGCCTGATCGCCTTCACGGATGTGCATTCCTGCGGTACCGAAACCGCTGTGTCGGTGCCATGCATGTTTTCCAACATGGGCCGCAAGAACTACGACGCCAGCAAGGCCAAGCATGAGGAAGGCTTGCTGGATGTACTCCAGCGCGCGGGTCTGGAGGTGATCTGGCGGGATAACCAGTCTGGCTGCAAAGGTACCTGCGACCGGGTCACCCTGCAGGACGTGAGCAATCTCAAGGATCCGGCCCTGTGCGCCAACAGCGAGTGCCGGGACGAGATCCTGCTCCAGGGACTGCAGCATTTCATCGACACCCTGGACAGGGACACGGTGCTGGTCCTGCACCAGATGGGCAGCCACGGGCCTGAGTACTTCAAGCGTTATCCCAAGGAGTACGAACACTTCACGCCGGTGTGCGAAAGCAATGCGCTGAACAATTGCAGCCGCGAAAGCATCGTCAACGGCTACGACAATACGCTGGTGTACACCGATCATGTCCTGTCGACCCTGATCGATCTGCTGCGGGCCAACCAGGACAAGGTCGATACGGCCATGCTGTACCTGTCGGACCACGGTGAGTCCCTGGGCGAATACAACCTGTTTCTCCATGGCACGCCCTACATGCTGGCCCCGGAGCAACAGAAGCATGTGGCGATGCTCGCCTGGTTTTCCGACAGCTATCAGAAGTCCTTCGCCGTAGACACCCATTGCCTGCAGATGAGTCGGGAAAAGCCCTTGAGCCAGGACAACCTGTTTCACTCGATGCTCGGGTTGCTGGAGGTCAACAGCAAGGTCTATAACCGCGACCTGGATCTGTTCGCCGGCTGTCGCGGCTCAGTGATTGACGGTGTGTTGGCGCGGGAGTGA
- a CDS encoding YcgL domain-containing protein, with product MKRICSIYRSSKKNEMYLYVLKSDALARVPEPLMNAFGKAIHAFDLVLSPERQLSREDINKVLENLDTQGYHLQMPPAEDEYIEHLPEELLRRNDPV from the coding sequence TTGAAACGTATTTGCTCCATTTACCGCAGCTCGAAGAAAAACGAGATGTACCTGTATGTGCTCAAGAGCGATGCTTTGGCCCGTGTGCCTGAGCCGTTGATGAATGCCTTTGGCAAGGCGATCCATGCCTTCGACCTGGTCCTGAGCCCTGAGCGGCAGTTGTCCCGGGAGGACATCAACAAGGTACTGGAGAACCTCGACACCCAGGGTTATCACCTGCAGATGCCGCCGGCCGAAGACGAGTACATCGAACATTTGCCCGAAGAGTTGCTGCGACGCAACGACCCGGTCTGA
- a CDS encoding glutamine synthetase family protein, whose protein sequence is MSIANPVFAPVEQARAFLAQHPDIELFELFILDNNGVPRGKLLHRDELLAVYESGRPLPSTILGLTLNGDDVENSGLVWDVGDIDCRAYPISGSLQRMPWRLIPTAAVQVAMHPQEGMPAAIADPRYLLSRVVERLQADGYYPVMAAELEFYLLDAQRDSQGRPQPARDADGGRPRATQVYGLRELEQIEPFLADLYAACKLQGIPARTAISEYAPGQVEITLEHRTDALQAMDEAVRYKRLVKGVAHKHGMLACFMAKPFDHLAGSGMHMHVSLADREGNNLFASEAADGTPLLRWAIGGMLDTLLDSLLMFCPNANSYRRFQSNSYAPLTATWGVDNRTVSLRVPGGPAFSRHIEHRVCGADANPYLAAAAILAGIHRGIREQCDPAAPVEGNGYAQATRLLPTDWLTALRALEASVWAQEAFGGEFLGVYLAVKRAEYRQFMGEVGEQDWRWYLNQA, encoded by the coding sequence ATGAGCATTGCCAATCCTGTTTTTGCGCCCGTTGAACAAGCCCGGGCATTCCTAGCCCAGCACCCGGATATCGAACTGTTCGAACTGTTTATCCTCGACAACAATGGCGTGCCCAGGGGCAAGTTGTTGCACCGGGATGAATTGCTGGCGGTCTATGAAAGCGGCCGTCCGCTGCCGAGCACGATCCTCGGGTTGACCCTCAACGGTGATGATGTGGAAAACTCGGGGCTGGTGTGGGATGTCGGTGATATCGATTGCCGGGCCTACCCCATCAGCGGCAGTTTGCAACGCATGCCGTGGCGGTTGATTCCCACCGCTGCCGTGCAGGTCGCCATGCATCCCCAGGAAGGCATGCCGGCGGCCATCGCCGATCCGCGTTATCTGCTCAGCCGAGTGGTCGAGCGCTTGCAGGCCGACGGCTATTACCCGGTGATGGCGGCCGAGTTGGAGTTCTATCTGCTGGATGCGCAACGCGACAGCCAGGGCCGGCCGCAACCGGCGCGGGATGCCGATGGTGGCCGGCCGCGTGCCACCCAGGTCTACGGTCTGCGCGAGCTGGAGCAGATCGAGCCGTTCCTGGCGGACCTCTATGCGGCTTGCAAACTCCAGGGCATTCCGGCTCGCACGGCCATTTCCGAATACGCCCCGGGCCAGGTGGAAATCACCCTCGAACACCGCACCGATGCGTTGCAAGCCATGGATGAAGCCGTGCGCTACAAGCGACTGGTCAAGGGCGTGGCGCATAAACATGGCATGCTGGCGTGTTTCATGGCCAAGCCGTTCGATCATCTGGCGGGTTCCGGCATGCACATGCACGTCAGCCTGGCGGACCGCGAGGGCAATAACCTGTTTGCCAGCGAGGCCGCCGATGGCACGCCGTTGCTGCGCTGGGCGATAGGCGGAATGCTCGACACCCTGCTCGATTCGTTGCTGATGTTCTGCCCGAACGCCAACTCCTACCGGCGATTCCAGAGCAACAGTTACGCGCCCCTGACGGCGACCTGGGGCGTGGACAACCGCACCGTGAGCCTGCGGGTGCCAGGCGGTCCGGCCTTTTCCCGGCACATCGAGCATCGCGTCTGTGGCGCCGACGCCAACCCGTACCTCGCGGCCGCGGCGATACTGGCCGGCATTCACCGTGGCATACGGGAACAGTGCGATCCCGCTGCGCCCGTCGAAGGCAATGGATATGCGCAAGCGACCCGTTTATTGCCCACCGACTGGCTCACCGCCCTGCGCGCGCTCGAGGCCTCGGTCTGGGCACAAGAAGCCTTCGGTGGCGAATTCCTTGGTGTTTACCTGGCAGTCAAACGCGCCGAATACCGTCAGTTCATGGGCGAGGTGGGGGAGCAGGACTGGCGCTGGTACCTGAATCAAGCCTGA
- a CDS encoding LysR substrate-binding domain-containing protein has product MNRNELRKADINLMVVFETLMLERNVTRAAEKLFLGQPAISSALNRLRARFNDPLFIRVGHRMEPTARAEEIIRHLSPALDSLSVALSLTHDFDPASSNMTFRIGLSDDVEFGLLPPLLRSLRQEAPQVVFVVQHVDYWRIPDLLASGDITVGISQTRGLPANAKRKLLRHIQPCVLRADASQTPLTLDEYCSRPHVLVSHTANVAGFADEWLAEIGRKRQVVLSVPQYSALPALLAGTDMIASLPDYTAVAMAASGQLFNEPFPFKTPTLDLSMVWLSHVDSDPAERWLRSRLEAFMSERGVSAQLLG; this is encoded by the coding sequence ATGAACCGCAACGAATTGCGCAAGGCCGACATCAACCTGATGGTGGTGTTCGAAACGCTGATGCTTGAGCGCAATGTGACACGGGCGGCGGAAAAGCTGTTCCTGGGCCAGCCGGCCATCAGTTCGGCCCTCAACCGGTTGCGTGCGCGGTTCAACGATCCGCTGTTCATCCGCGTCGGCCATCGCATGGAGCCCACGGCGCGGGCGGAGGAGATCATCCGGCACCTGTCGCCGGCACTGGACTCGCTGTCGGTGGCCCTGAGCCTGACCCACGATTTCGACCCGGCCAGCAGCAACATGACGTTTCGTATCGGCCTGTCCGACGACGTCGAGTTCGGCCTGTTGCCGCCGTTGTTGCGCAGCCTGCGCCAGGAAGCGCCGCAGGTGGTGTTCGTGGTCCAGCACGTCGATTACTGGCGGATTCCCGATTTGCTGGCGTCGGGCGACATCACCGTGGGAATCAGCCAGACCCGCGGGCTGCCGGCCAATGCCAAGCGCAAGCTGTTGCGACACATCCAGCCTTGCGTGTTGCGGGCTGATGCCTCGCAGACGCCGCTGACCCTGGATGAATACTGCTCGCGACCCCACGTGCTGGTGTCCCATACCGCGAACGTGGCCGGTTTCGCTGACGAATGGCTGGCCGAGATCGGTCGCAAGCGCCAAGTGGTGCTGTCCGTGCCGCAGTACAGCGCGTTGCCGGCGCTGCTGGCCGGCACCGATATGATCGCCAGCCTGCCGGACTATACCGCCGTCGCCATGGCCGCTTCGGGCCAGTTGTTCAACGAGCCCTTTCCGTTCAAGACACCGACCCTGGACCTGTCCATGGTCTGGCTGAGCCATGTCGACAGCGATCCGGCGGAACGCTGGTTGCGGTCTCGGCTGGAGGCGTTCATGAGTGAGCGCGGGGTTTCGGCGCAATTGCTCGGTTAG
- a CDS encoding IS3 family transposase (programmed frameshift), with translation MTKKYRKFDAEFKLKVCKMIVDQGLSVNSVCTDLGLSDTAVRRWVQQYQTEQSGGTGIGKPLTSDQQRIRQLEQQVRELKTDNDIFKKSYGLLCPRVEVIHQLVHQIQCKAYPVARICRVLRISRSGFYEARQRRLKPKPVCSVAAQLKAAFVSNEHCYGSRRLVKALRDTGVSVGRNKVRRLMKQQDLRPIWKRKFVHTTDSNHNFPVAENLLNRQFNPERINQSWVADITYIRTRSGWLYLAAVMDLYSRKIVGWAMAPHMRAELVCSAMQLAIAQRQPEPGLIAHSDRGSQYAGTDYQDLLKRHGMRCSMSRKGNCWDNAVMERFFLNLKMERVWRKDYANHGEAIKDITDYIVRFYNGRRIHSSLGYLPPNQYERQAA, from the exons ATGACTAAGAAATACAGAAAATTCGACGCCGAGTTCAAGCTGAAGGTCTGCAAGATGATTGTTGATCAAGGTCTGAGCGTGAACTCGGTTTGTACCGATTTAGGCCTGAGCGACACCGCCGTGCGCCGCTGGGTTCAGCAGTATCAAACCGAGCAGTCGGGCGGTACGGGGATTGGCAAACCATTGACCAGCGACCAGCAGCGTATTCGCCAGCTTGAACAGCAAGTCCGCGAACTGAAGACGGATAATGACATAT TTAAAAAAAGCTACGGCCTTCTTTGCCCGCGAGTTGAAGTGATCCACCAGTTGGTTCACCAAATTCAATGCAAGGCCTACCCGGTGGCGCGTATCTGCCGGGTGTTGCGGATCAGTCGTTCGGGGTTTTACGAAGCTCGTCAGAGGCGTTTGAAGCCAAAACCTGTGTGCTCGGTTGCCGCTCAGCTCAAGGCTGCCTTCGTGTCCAATGAACACTGTTATGGCAGTCGTCGTTTGGTGAAAGCGCTGCGTGACACTGGCGTCTCCGTTGGGCGGAACAAGGTCCGCCGCCTGATGAAACAACAGGATTTGCGCCCGATCTGGAAACGCAAGTTCGTTCATACCACTGACAGCAATCACAATTTTCCGGTGGCTGAAAACCTGCTCAATCGCCAGTTCAACCCCGAGCGCATCAACCAGTCGTGGGTCGCTGACATCACTTACATCCGCACCCGCAGCGGCTGGCTGTACCTGGCGGCCGTCATGGACCTGTACTCACGCAAGATCGTGGGCTGGGCCATGGCACCCCACATGCGGGCAGAGTTGGTATGCAGTGCGATGCAACTGGCCATCGCGCAGAGGCAACCAGAACCGGGCCTGATCGCACACTCGGATCGAGGCAGCCAGTATGCCGGTACGGACTACCAGGACTTGCTGAAGCGGCATGGAATGCGTTGCAGCATGAGTCGCAAGGGCAACTGCTGGGACAATGCGGTCATGGAGCGCTTCTTCTTGAATCTGAAGATGGAGCGTGTTTGGCGCAAGGATTACGCCAACCATGGCGAAGCGATCAAGGACATCACGGACTACATCGTGCGGTTCTACAACGGAAGGCGAATCCATTCATCCTTGGGCTATTTACCGCCCAATCAGTATGAGCGGCAAGCAGCCTGA
- a CDS encoding cupin domain-containing protein has protein sequence MATHDSPVNFAQKYALFQDQWAPKVVAEMNDYQFKVARLEGDFVWHSHADTDETFIVLEGELRIDFRDGAVTIGPGEMYVVKKGIEHKPWAAQEVKVLLIEPRGVINTGETHERTADNDVWI, from the coding sequence ATGGCTACCCATGATTCCCCTGTCAACTTTGCCCAGAAGTACGCCCTGTTCCAGGATCAGTGGGCCCCCAAGGTCGTGGCTGAAATGAACGACTACCAGTTCAAGGTCGCCCGGCTCGAAGGCGATTTCGTCTGGCACTCCCATGCAGACACCGACGAAACCTTCATCGTGCTGGAAGGCGAGCTTCGTATCGATTTTCGCGACGGCGCGGTGACGATCGGCCCTGGCGAGATGTACGTCGTCAAGAAAGGCATCGAACACAAGCCCTGGGCTGCCCAGGAAGTGAAAGTGCTGTTGATCGAACCTCGCGGGGTCATCAACACGGGCGAAACCCATGAGCGAACGGCAGACAACGATGTCTGGATCTGA
- a CDS encoding amidase produces MNRFEYAEQDAVGLAQLIRDRQVSQEQVRSAALAAIDAVNPSINAVIEVWKNEPEPLSGPFLGVPLLVKDLGLTVRNRRNELGSRLATGCVASADSELMLRLRRAGLLPLGRTTTPELAASTTTENRVDGPTRNPWNLARSAGGSSGGSAAAVAAGAVPVAHATDAGGSIRVPAASNGLFGLKPSRGRLPMGPDVDEVWSGLAVHGVLSRTVRDTAALLDCLHGPAAGDPFHVAPPAERYASLLDRDPGPLRIAVQHQALNGRLNAPAVDEALDRVCKVLETLGHRVTLVSTDIGLSWEAFVELNACFWSSNTAAWIDAIASATGRPIDASTLEPATLALYRMGQGLSAMQLLGAMHNRNLVTRRMGQVLTDYDVLVTPTLPDVAPLIGEYNAGQELLNGREWMARVFNYSPFTAVYNVSGCPAMSVPLAHDTQSGLPIGLQFGAGYGREDLLLQLAAQLEREMPWRDRRPKVWAGDQDAQAPAEHASEG; encoded by the coding sequence ATGAATCGCTTTGAATACGCCGAACAGGATGCTGTTGGTCTGGCGCAGTTGATCAGGGATCGCCAGGTCAGCCAGGAGCAAGTGCGCAGCGCCGCGTTAGCGGCCATCGATGCCGTCAATCCCAGCATCAACGCGGTCATCGAGGTCTGGAAGAATGAGCCGGAACCGCTGTCCGGGCCTTTCCTGGGCGTGCCATTGCTGGTCAAGGACCTGGGGTTGACCGTGCGCAATCGTCGTAATGAATTGGGCAGCCGTCTGGCCACAGGTTGCGTTGCCAGCGCGGATTCCGAACTGATGCTGCGGCTGCGTCGGGCAGGCCTGTTGCCCTTGGGGCGCACCACCACGCCGGAACTTGCCGCCAGCACCACCACCGAGAACCGGGTGGATGGGCCGACTCGTAATCCTTGGAATCTGGCTCGCAGTGCAGGTGGTTCAAGTGGCGGCTCGGCGGCTGCGGTAGCGGCCGGAGCGGTTCCCGTCGCCCATGCTACCGATGCCGGCGGCTCTATTCGCGTGCCCGCCGCGTCCAATGGGCTGTTCGGCCTCAAGCCCAGCCGTGGACGCCTGCCCATGGGGCCTGATGTAGACGAAGTGTGGTCCGGGCTGGCGGTGCACGGCGTGTTGAGCCGCACGGTGCGGGACACCGCCGCCTTGCTGGACTGTTTGCACGGGCCCGCCGCGGGCGATCCGTTCCATGTAGCACCTCCTGCCGAACGCTATGCGTCCTTACTTGACCGCGACCCCGGCCCCTTGCGCATTGCCGTGCAACATCAGGCCTTGAACGGCCGGTTGAACGCACCCGCAGTGGATGAAGCCCTCGACCGGGTGTGCAAGGTTCTTGAAACCCTTGGGCATCGGGTCACCCTCGTATCAACGGACATCGGACTGAGCTGGGAAGCATTCGTCGAACTCAATGCCTGCTTCTGGTCGAGCAATACCGCCGCCTGGATCGACGCCATCGCGAGCGCGACCGGACGCCCCATCGATGCCAGCACCCTGGAGCCGGCCACCCTTGCCTTGTACCGCATGGGCCAAGGGCTGAGCGCAATGCAGTTGTTGGGCGCGATGCACAATCGCAACCTGGTGACCCGGCGCATGGGGCAGGTCCTCACCGATTACGACGTGTTAGTCACTCCCACACTGCCGGACGTCGCCCCGTTGATCGGGGAGTACAACGCCGGCCAGGAGCTGCTCAACGGCCGCGAGTGGATGGCCCGGGTATTCAACTACTCGCCGTTCACCGCCGTGTACAACGTCAGCGGTTGTCCCGCCATGTCCGTGCCCCTGGCCCATGATACGCAGAGCGGCCTGCCCATCGGGCTGCAGTTTGGAGCGGGTTACGGTCGTGAAGACCTGCTGCTGCAACTGGCGGCACAGCTGGAGCGTGAGATGCCCTGGCGAGACCGGCGGCCAAAAGTGTGGGCTGGCGACCAGGATGCTCAAGCCCCAGCGGAGCACGCATCAGAAGGCTGA
- the rnd gene encoding ribonuclease D, producing MAIDIHWIRDNDSLGRFCAEWQQLPFVALDTEFMRVDTFYPIAGLLQIGDGKRAYLIDPLTIDNWQPLAALLENPAVLKVLHACSEDLEVLLRLTRSLPAPLFDTQLAAAYLNLGFSMGYSRLVQDVLGIELPKGETRSDWLQRPLSETQISYAAEDAVHLAEVFVQLRPKLSDEKYAWVLEDGAELVANLRREVDPDEVYREAKLAWKLSRAQLAVLRELCAWREREARARDLPRNRIVREHSLWPLARTQPDNIGALAKIEDMHPRTVRQDGEFLLDLIKRAASVPPEQWPPAVAEPLPIEAAALVKRLRALGQAEAERLGIAPELMLRKKTLEALIKSGFPEGPYQLPDSLRGWRRELMGQALLDSLATAGEQP from the coding sequence GTGGCCATCGATATTCACTGGATTCGCGACAACGATAGCCTCGGTCGGTTTTGCGCCGAATGGCAGCAGTTGCCCTTCGTCGCCCTCGACACCGAATTCATGCGGGTCGACACCTTTTACCCCATCGCCGGTTTGCTGCAGATCGGCGATGGCAAGCGTGCCTACCTGATCGACCCCTTGACCATCGACAACTGGCAGCCCCTGGCCGCGCTGCTGGAGAACCCGGCCGTGCTCAAGGTGCTGCACGCCTGCAGCGAAGACCTTGAAGTCCTGCTGCGCCTGACCCGCAGCCTGCCCGCGCCGCTGTTCGATACACAACTGGCTGCTGCGTACCTGAACCTGGGTTTCTCCATGGGGTACTCGCGTCTGGTTCAGGATGTACTGGGCATCGAGTTGCCCAAGGGCGAGACCCGCTCCGACTGGTTGCAACGGCCGCTGTCCGAAACGCAGATCAGCTACGCCGCGGAAGATGCGGTGCACCTGGCTGAAGTTTTCGTACAACTGCGTCCCAAACTTTCCGATGAGAAGTACGCCTGGGTGCTGGAGGACGGCGCTGAGCTGGTCGCCAACCTGCGCCGCGAAGTCGACCCTGATGAGGTGTACCGCGAAGCCAAGCTGGCCTGGAAACTGTCCCGTGCGCAATTGGCCGTGCTGCGTGAGCTCTGCGCCTGGCGCGAGCGAGAGGCGCGGGCCCGTGACCTGCCACGTAACCGCATCGTTCGCGAGCATTCGCTGTGGCCCCTGGCCCGTACCCAGCCGGATAACATCGGTGCGCTGGCGAAAATTGAAGACATGCATCCGCGTACCGTGCGCCAGGACGGCGAGTTCCTGCTGGATTTGATCAAGCGCGCTGCCAGCGTACCGCCCGAGCAATGGCCGCCGGCCGTGGCCGAGCCGTTGCCCATCGAGGCCGCGGCGCTGGTCAAGCGTCTGCGGGCCCTGGGGCAGGCTGAAGCCGAACGCCTGGGCATTGCCCCGGAACTGATGCTGCGCAAGAAAACCCTCGAAGCGCTGATCAAGAGCGGCTTCCCCGAGGGTCCTTACCAACTGCCTGATTCGCTGCGTGGCTGGCGCCGCGAACTGATGGGCCAGGCGCTGCTCGACAGCCTGGCCACTGCCGGAGAACAGCCTTGA
- a CDS encoding class I SAM-dependent methyltransferase has protein sequence MSGLSPSTVELEFARHHDQEHAQVCSQPAPRRLRLAFWRDEHMVRNALKVAGEPGLVLDVACGAGRFWPVLAEHANRVILAADPSQDMLDHALTHHGGALLNRVKTFPSSAFTIGLSENAVDCICCLQLFRHVSASEHRLALLREFHRVSRDTVIVSVQIDGRFKLGHPSQRNLADKADVEAEFLQAGFNVLWHQDFLPGFALTRVYVLRKTS, from the coding sequence ATGTCCGGGCTATCCCCCTCCACCGTCGAGCTTGAGTTCGCCAGGCATCACGACCAGGAGCATGCGCAAGTCTGCTCCCAGCCGGCGCCTCGACGGTTGCGCCTGGCGTTCTGGCGTGATGAGCACATGGTGCGCAACGCCCTGAAAGTGGCCGGTGAGCCGGGGTTGGTGCTGGACGTGGCGTGTGGGGCAGGGCGGTTCTGGCCGGTGCTGGCCGAACATGCCAACCGGGTGATCCTGGCGGCGGATCCATCGCAGGATATGCTTGACCACGCACTTACCCACCATGGCGGCGCGTTGCTCAACCGGGTCAAGACCTTTCCAAGTTCGGCGTTTACCATCGGGCTGTCGGAAAACGCGGTGGATTGTATTTGTTGCCTGCAATTGTTTCGCCACGTGAGTGCCAGTGAGCATCGCCTGGCGCTGCTGCGCGAGTTTCATCGGGTCAGTCGCGACACGGTCATCGTATCGGTGCAAATCGACGGACGTTTCAAGCTTGGCCATCCATCGCAACGAAACCTGGCGGACAAGGCTGATGTCGAGGCCGAGTTCCTCCAGGCGGGTTTCAACGTGCTGTGGCACCAGGACTTCCTGCCCGGTTTTGCGTTGACGCGGGTTTATGTGTTGCGTAAGACCAGTTAG
- a CDS encoding 5-carboxymethyl-2-hydroxymuconate Delta-isomerase — MPHLHIEYTANLPELNADVALLRLNNALVASGQFAETDIKSRAVKVEHFRVGTGLGERGFVHVQLALLSGRSPEIKKQLGESLLTVIQDLGPWPTGLSVQFSVEIVDMDRGCYAKAILDN; from the coding sequence ATGCCTCACCTGCACATCGAATACACCGCCAACCTGCCCGAGCTGAACGCCGACGTCGCGTTGCTGCGCTTGAACAACGCGCTGGTGGCGTCCGGTCAGTTCGCGGAGACGGACATCAAGAGCCGGGCGGTGAAGGTCGAGCATTTCCGGGTGGGTACCGGTTTGGGCGAGCGTGGTTTCGTGCACGTGCAGTTGGCGTTGCTGAGCGGTCGCTCGCCGGAAATCAAGAAGCAACTGGGAGAAAGCCTGTTGACCGTGATTCAGGACCTGGGCCCGTGGCCGACCGGTCTCAGCGTGCAGTTCAGCGTTGAGATCGTCGATATGGATCGCGGCTGCTACGCTAAGGCTATCCTCGACAACTGA
- a CDS encoding D-2-hydroxyacid dehydrogenase yields MRVLIAEHDHAVYAQLLRQAAPDIEVLTSGDSAELSRLAADCTVWLGQPDLLATLLRQGHRPRWLQSTWAGITPLLAEGLTRDYRLTRAVGIFGQLMAEYVLTYMLGHEREVLARLVSQVERKWDNRQGQGLAGRKALIVGTGDIGQRIAQFLVPFGVQLYGIASEARELAPFVEVGAMQDLPRLVGEVDYVINLLPNTPHTHDVYDAALFKQFKPTGLFINVGRGVAVVDADLVQALKDGHLAGAVIDVCRQEPLPQRHPFWTAWGLLLTGHSSAPTSPPLMMQLFLDNLRAYQAGEALRGEVDFTRGY; encoded by the coding sequence ATGCGCGTTCTGATTGCCGAACACGACCACGCGGTATATGCCCAACTGTTGCGCCAGGCTGCACCCGATATCGAAGTGCTGACCAGCGGCGACTCCGCCGAATTGTCGCGGCTGGCTGCCGATTGCACGGTCTGGCTGGGCCAGCCCGATCTGCTGGCCACCCTGTTGCGCCAGGGTCATCGACCCCGGTGGCTGCAATCGACCTGGGCGGGTATCACGCCGCTGCTGGCCGAGGGGCTGACACGTGACTACCGGCTGACCCGTGCGGTGGGCATTTTCGGCCAGTTGATGGCGGAGTACGTACTGACCTACATGCTCGGGCATGAGCGCGAAGTGCTGGCGCGGCTGGTCAGCCAGGTCGAACGCAAGTGGGACAACCGCCAGGGGCAGGGCCTGGCGGGGCGCAAGGCGCTGATCGTCGGGACCGGTGATATTGGTCAACGGATCGCGCAATTCCTGGTGCCGTTCGGGGTTCAGCTCTATGGCATTGCCAGCGAGGCACGGGAGCTGGCGCCTTTCGTCGAAGTCGGGGCGATGCAGGATCTGCCGCGCCTGGTCGGCGAAGTGGATTACGTCATCAACCTGCTGCCCAACACGCCCCACACCCATGATGTGTATGACGCGGCGCTGTTCAAGCAATTCAAGCCCACCGGACTGTTCATCAATGTTGGCCGCGGCGTGGCCGTGGTGGACGCGGACCTGGTGCAAGCCTTGAAAGACGGGCACCTGGCCGGCGCAGTGATCGACGTTTGCCGGCAGGAACCGTTACCGCAGCGTCATCCGTTCTGGACAGCCTGGGGCCTGCTGCTGACCGGGCACAGTTCGGCACCGACCTCGCCGCCGCTGATGATGCAGCTGTTCCTGGATAACCTGCGCGCCTACCAGGCCGGCGAAGC
- a CDS encoding YegP family protein — protein sequence MYFEIYRQTRGTQSSGKGQWRWRLRAGNHETIASGESYVNKADCLHVIGLIKNVQGETPVREI from the coding sequence ATGTACTTTGAAATCTACAGACAGACCCGAGGCACCCAGAGCAGCGGAAAAGGCCAATGGCGCTGGCGCTTGAGAGCGGGTAATCACGAAACGATCGCCAGCGGCGAATCCTACGTGAACAAGGCTGACTGCCTGCACGTCATCGGGTTGATCAAAAACGTCCAGGGTGAGACGCCCGTCAGGGAAATCTGA